The Toxotes jaculatrix isolate fToxJac2 chromosome 14, fToxJac2.pri, whole genome shotgun sequence genome window below encodes:
- the atpsckmt gene encoding ATP synthase subunit C lysine N-methyltransferase, translating to MKTSVMSQEELFVDSARAGQCQSDAKGGRSRSRLGLIVTGAVGGSLVALYAVAAPFVAPALRKICLPFVPATTAQVENVLKVLRARSGTLVDIGSGDGRIVIAAAKHGFQASGFELNPWLVWYSRYRAWREGVRSSTSFHISDLWKVSFAQYSNVVIFGVPQMMDQLELKLARELPSTAKVVACRFPFPTWVPEHTAGEGIDTVWVYDANTFKSQPQQGMTKKTIPEQENTSDLHT from the exons atgaaaacCAGCGTGATGTCACAGGAAGAGCTTTTTGTGGACTCAGCCCGGGCGGGTCAGTGTCAGAGCGATGCCAAGGGAGGCAGGAGCAGGAGTCGGCTGGGTCTCATCGTCACGGGGGCGGTGGGAGGGTCGCTAGTTGCCCTGTACGCAGTGGCAGCCCCGTTTGTTGCGCCTGCCCTCAGAAAAATCTGCCTCCCGTTTGTCCCAGCGACCACAGCCCAGGTGGAGAATGTCCTCAAGGTGCTACGGGCCAGATCAGGGACCCTGGTGGACATTGGGAGTGGAGATGGAAGGATA GTGATAGCAGCAGCCAAGCATGGGTTTCAGGCCTCAGGCTTTGAGCTGAACCCCTGGCTGGTGTGGTATTCTCGCTACAGGGCCTGGAGGGAGGGAGTccgctcctccacctccttccacATCTCTGACTTGTGGAAG GTCAGTTTTGCTCAGTACTCCAATGTTGTCATTTTCGGAGTCCCTCAGATG ATGGACCAGCTGGAACTGAAGCTGGCAAGGGAGCTGCCGAGTACAGCCAAGGTGGTGGCCTGCCGCTTCCCCTTCCCTACCTGGGTCCCGGAACATACTGCTGGGGAGGGGATAGACACTGTGTGGGTCTATGATGCCAATACATTCAAATCACAACCACAACAAGGaatgacaaaaaagacaatACCAGAACAAGAGAACACGTCAGATTTACACACATAA
- the LOC121193011 gene encoding LOW QUALITY PROTEIN: E3 ubiquitin-protein ligase MARCHF6-like (The sequence of the model RefSeq protein was modified relative to this genomic sequence to represent the inferred CDS: inserted 2 bases in 1 codon): MDTAEEADICRVCRSEGTLDKPLYHPCVCTGSIKFIHQECLLQWLKHSRKEYCELCKHRFAFTPIYSPDMPSRLPVQDIFAGLVTSIGTAIRYWFHYTLVAFAWLGVVPLTACRIYKCLFTGSVSSLLTLPLDMLSTQNLLADCLQGCFVVTCTLCAFISLVWLREQIVHGGAPHWLEQNQPPLVPNQPNGPAPANEVPGGNGAVNAQAAADAAAAQNPADPAADGLAPANPHEAGNQGDEAELDDDDEDDDGEEDEEEEEEDEEGREEDAADANNGGQEDLNWNALEWDRAAEELTWERMLGLDGSLVFLEHVFWVVSLNTLFILVFAFCPYHIGHFSVVGLGFEDYIKASHFEGLLTTILGYILLAGALMVCHALASLVKFQRSRRLLGVCYIVVKVSLLVVMEIGLFPLICGWWLDICSLEMFDATLKDREQSFDSAPGTTMFLHWLVGMVYVFYFASFILLLREVLRPGVLWFLRNLNDPDFNPVQEMIHLPIYRHLRRFILSVVVFGSIVLLMLWLPIRIIKLLFPTFLPYNVMLYSDAPVSELSLELLLLQVVLPALLEQGHTRQWLKRLVHAWTFTAGYMFDLHSYLLGSHEEDDNQPNNNPLGRHNNNRIPGLGEGLHAAHQAILQQGGPVGFQPYHRPVNFPLKIILLVVFMCVTLLLASLICLTMPVCVGRWLMSFWMGSALVHELYTAASGLYVCWLSIRAATVLLSWMPQGRTVIMLKVHEWTLMILKTIIVAVLIAGAIPLLLGLLFELVIVAPLRVPLDQTPLFYPWQDWALGVLHAKIIAAITLMGPQWWLKTVIEQVYANGIRNIDLYFILRRLAAPVICVLLLSLCVPYTISKGITPLLGVQPEMQTLVERRIYPFLLMVVILLAILSFQIRQFKRLYEHIKNDKYLVGQRLVNYERKTGXGARPPPPTAPPHRPDTAVGSVELTHSAQRWELTSAPVVKPFCFLSA; encoded by the exons ATGGACACCGCTGAAGAAG CGGATATCTGCCGGGTCTGTCGGTCCGAGGGGACCCTGGACAAGCCACTCTACCACCCCTGTGTCTGCACTGGCAGCATCAAGTTCATCCATCAGGAATG CCTACTACAGTGGttgaaacacagcaggaaagAATACTGTGAATTATGCAAACACAGGTTTGCATTTACACCAA tCTACTCTCCAGACATGCCGTCTCGCTTGCCTGTCCAGGATATCTTCGCAGGGCTGGTCACCAGTATTGGAACAGCCATCAGATACTGGTTCCACTACACACTGGTGGCCTTTGCCTGGCTTGGCGTGGTGCCTCTCACAGCAT GTCGCATCTACAAGTGTTTATTTACCGGCTCTGTGAGCTCTCTCCTTACCCTTCCATTAGATATGCTTTCAAC ACAAAACCTGCTTGCAGACTGTCTCCAGGGTTGTTTTGTGGTCACTTGCACGCTGTGCGCCTTCATCAGCCTAGTGTGGCTCAGAGAGCAGATTGTCCATGGTGGCGCCCCTCACTGGTTAGAGCAGAATCAACCCCCTTTGGTTCCCAACCAGCCCAACGGCCCTGCACCAGCTAATGAG GTTCCAGGTGGTAACGGCGCAGTCAACGCCCAGGCTGCCGCAGACGCCGCAGCAGCCCAGAACCCTGCAGACCCTGCTGCGGACGGGCTGGCTCCCGCCAACCCACACGAAGCTGGCAACCAGGGAGATGAGGCTGAACTTGACGACgacgatgaagatgatgatggggaggaagacgaagaggaggaggaggaggatgaggaaggcAGGGAAGAGGATGCTGCTGATGCCAATAATGGAGGACAAG AAGATTTGAACTGGAACGCTCTGGAGTGGGACCgtgcagcagaggagctgaCCTGGGAAAGG ATGTTGGGGCTGGATGGCTCCCTAGTTTTCTTG GAGCATGTCTTCTGGGTGGTGTCTCTCAACACACTCTTCATCCTTGTCTTTG CTTTTTGTCCGTATCACATTGGTCATTTCTCAGTGGTTGGACTGGGCTTTGAAGACTAT ATCAAAGCTTCACACTTTGAGGGCCTCCTCACCACCATACTGGGGTACATCCTCCTGGCTGGAGCTCTCATGGTCTGCCAT GCTTTGGCTTCATTGGTAAAGTTCCAGCGGTCCAGGCGCCTTCTGGGTGTCTGCTACATTGTTGTCAAG GTGTCCCTTCTGGTTGTCATGGAGATAGGCTTGTTCCCTCTGATTTGTGGCTGGTGGCTCGACATTTGCTCGCTG GAGATGTTTGATGCCActctgaaagacagagaacagagttTTGACTCTGCTCCTGGTACCACCATGTTCCTGCACTGGCTGGTGGGCATGGTCTACGTCTTCTACTTTGCCTCTTTTATTCTTCTGCTTAGAGAG GTACTCCGGCCAGGTGTGCTGTGGTTTCTGAGGAACCTGAACGATCCAGACTTCAACCCAGTCCAAGAGATGATCCACCTCCCCATCTACAGACATCTCCGGAGGTTTATTCTCTCTGTG gTGGTGTTTGGTTCCATAGTTTTGCTGATGCTTTGGCTTCCTATAAGAATTATTAAACTGCTCTTCCCAACCTTCCTTCCCTACAACGTCATGCTTTACAG TGATGCCCCTGTTAGCGAGCTGTCGTTGGAGCTGCTGTTGCTACAGGTTGTTCTTCCAGCCTTGCTGGAGCAGGGTCACACTCGCCAGTGGCTCAAACGTCTTGTCCACGCTTGGACTTTCACAGCTGGATACATGTT TGACCTGCACTCATACCTGCTCGGGAGCCATGAAGAGGATGACAACCAACCAAACAACAATCCCCTCGGTCGCCATAACAACAACCGGATCCCCGGCCTGGGGGAGGGGCTTCACGCTGCCCATCAGGCTATTCTGCAGCAGGGTGGTCCTGTGGGTTTCCAGCCATACCACCGGCCTGTCAACTTCCCCCTCAAG ATCATTCTATTGGTTGTCTTCATGTGTGTGACGCTGTTACTGGCTAGTCTGATCTGCCTTACAATGCCAG tgtgtgtgggtCGCTGGCTGATGTCTTTCTGGATGGGCAGTGCCTTGGTTCATGAGCTGTACACCGCAGCCAGCGGTCTGTACGTCTGCTGGCTGTCCATTCGAGCCgccacagtgctgctgtccTGGATGCCACAGGGACGCACTGTCATCATGCTTAAAGTCCATGAGTGGACGCTCATG ATCCTAAAGACCATCATTGTGGCCGTCCTGATAGCCGGGGCAATACCTCTGTTGTTGGGTCTGCTGTTTGAGCTGGTCATCGTCGCTCCTCTCAGAGTCCCACTGGACCAGACGCCACTCTTCTATCCCTGGCAG GACTGGGCGCTTGGCGTGCTCCATGCTAAAATCATTGCTGCCATCACACTGATGGGCCCTCAGTGGTGGCTCAAAACTGTCATTGAGCAG GTCTATGCTAATGGTATCAGAAACATCGACCTCTATTTCATCTTGCGAAGGCTGGCTGCCCCGGTCATTTgcgtcctgctgctgtctctctgtgtgcccTACACCATCTCTAAAGGCATAACACCACTGCTTG GTGTGCAGCCAGAGATGCAGACGCTGGTGGAGAGGAGAATCTATCCGTTCCTGCTAATGGTGGTCATACTGTTGGCCATTCTGTCCTTCCAGATACGACAGTTCAAACGCTTATATGAACACATCAAAAATGACAA ATACTTAGTTGGACAGAGACTTGTGAACTATGAGCGCAAGACAGG AGGAGCACGTCCACCTCCTCCTACAGCACCTCCTCATAGACCTGACACTGCTGTGGGATCAGTGGAGCTGACTCACTCTGCCCAGCGCTGGGAGCTAACGTCAGCTCCCGTGGTGAAacctttttgtttcctctctgcttga